From the genome of Phlebotomus papatasi isolate M1 chromosome 2, Ppap_2.1, whole genome shotgun sequence:
GGAGCATGAATGCAATATTCCCATTTGCTAATTTTGTGGGTATTAGCTGAATCCCATTGCCAGATCCATTCACCAGGAAATATCCATTCGAGGTCATTGTTACATGATGCTGAGGTGCATCCTGTTCAGGACTACTGGGCGGTGATGGGAGAATATGCACCTGAACTGTCGTGTTTGGACTTGCAATTGCTGAGCTTTCTGGGTCTGTCTTGGCACCATTTATACAGAAACTGAGATGCTGCAATAGGCGCCTCTTCACACCCACCTCAATATCCGGGAAGCGACGCACTTCATTTGCACATTCTGTGAATCCCGCTTTGAATTTATTGAGGACACTGGGATCTGTCGCTTGCGAGAGAATCATTTGTTGCCGCTGAAGCTCTTGGAGGTGTTTAACTGTTTTCTCCAGGATATCAGCCTTCTCCAACTTTGAATGTCTCGCGGGCTGGTTAAGAAGATCTAATTAATAACCGTTTGCGATCGGTTTTTATAATTTGATACTTATATTGCAatcttcttaaaataaatttgtatcttgACACAAAAATAAAAGTGATAAATACAAACTTACATCTTTCTTGGTGGCATCCAAAATCAGTGTCTTTAGTTCATTCAAGCAATTATTGATCCTCGCTCGTCGTCTCTTTTCCATTATGGGTTTATTGCTCTGCAATGAAAAAGGGGAGAGAGGGTTCATGAGCACAAAGGCCATGAAGTTTGACTTCCGGTGCCAAATAAGCGATAAAAGGGAGCAGCATATAATGCATGATTTTGGCTGCAAAATATAATCAACGCATTCAATCGTTCCGACGCCCGTCGAATAGGCTGAGAGAGTGAAGTCTCTTCTTTTTTATTTGGTTGGTTGACCATTAGTTTCACCTCGACATCCTCTCGTCACGGGTCTCATTATAAATGGGCAGAGTTCATATCGATACCCCTCGATCCACATCGATACGCTtacgattattttaatttgtacTGCTTCATTATTGTGTACAATACAAGAGGCTGATGCTTCAGCCATATACGAAATATTTTGCGAATTTTTGTCTAAATCTATATCAATACTTTAAGCCCTAAAATTACCAATCTTTCCTAATATAAATTCTCATTAATTAAGATTTTAGATCACGTGACAGTTGCAGTGGTAAaatgttttgtgatttttttcaagttcGGGTTCTCTTATCAGAAATTCCTCAAAAGGTAAAAATTCTCTCTGGCCATATTGTCCCATTGATCAAGTGTTTCATTATCTCTGGGTTGTTTGCTCTGGTAAAAACCCCACACTCGGTGTGCGCAATCTCGCGTAATTGCCTTTGATGTATATAGTCTGGTCTATAGTATATATAATTTCCATTGGAAAGTGACGCAATTGCCCACTCCAGGTGACGACGGACTGTTGACTAAATCAACCGGACGATGAGACAAAAATACGCCTTGTGATCGAGCTTCGGGCACGTGCTTGGACTCAGCTTATTTATGGCAAATTTACCAgacaaattatcaatttaaaTGATGGCATTTGCGCAAAATCCAGCTATGGGGTGAAGGTTTCGATTTTGAGATTAGTGATCTAATACATTTgaatattaatataaaaaaagaacaattttaaattaaattggacTTAGAAAGTTAGTAGAACTTTTTATATTGACCATCTTTTGAGCCAATATACAATACGTAATAGGCTGCTTAGAGTCCTCAAACGTGTGACTTACGAGTTGCTGAAGGTCTCGAAATTCTAAGAGATCAGCAACAGCAATGGATCAATAGCTCGGTTCGCCCAATCCCAATTGTcccaaaaatcttgactgataagaaattagagaagttaagccatatgcctAAACGACCTAAACTATAGATCTCAAGACCATTTTAAACGGTTTTCAGACTATTACCTGAGTTCCCGAAAGCCCTTTCTTTTAATGCAAGCCAATGTAAAGATTTTTTAACTTATCAGAATAATTCCCAGTAATGTACTGAAGCCCAAGCAAAAATTACCTAAACACTTAAGCGAAAATTCTCCCAGAAATTTTGTTTGATATTTAAGATATGTAATATGAATAAATCTTCAAGCTGAAGATCTTATTGATGTTCACATACCCCATTTTCATAaatacttttgttttttttttttaatatcgttTTAGGATTATTTAATCCAGTGAAGTATATTCGATGGATGTCATAGAACGTAATGCCGGCTTTACACTGGAggttagcccagttcctgaaggtctcaaaaatctaaataataagcaattttattgatttttcaaaatctaatgaatcatttgcccttaaaatCCAAtactaaaaaacaattttctaaaaaatcgtgcctgattaggaactagaagagttaagccagatagctaagtcttaggtctgaagcccgtataaggtccCGTTGAGGATATCTATTATAAAAGACTcgatttaataaattcatagtTAGTCACATCCCAAACTCTGTCTATTGCTTTTCTTGTAGCCTTTTTCTATCAGAATTTATATACAATTTAGAACGGACATGTTTCTGGGAATAGCGTTGAACCTCATGTTGGAGAGcggtataaatatttaaaaaaaaaatagctaatttttttaatttttccccattgaaattaggtgagattcttaataatctcacctactataatcctaacaaaatttcatgtcgtccgatcgagctcaaacttggccaaaatgtgtttcagcacttcctgatcacgaatatatatgtggctaatttacgttcccggccggccagccgctctttggagcttaatagctcctaaactaaaagagatatcgacttgcggttttcggcaaaggttatatatcgggtgaaaattgcaacttggtgcattgaccccccaccccccacccctccttccgccattttgaataccctccttttttgttttctcaatagcttagcccctatggcatcgatcgggctcaaattttagtatgttatagttaaGCCTtggggctttccatcaataccaaccttaaggtccccgacccccctgaccctagctataagggtccaaaaaaaaattcttaaaatggccataactccggttctaattgtcagaatttaaaaagtgagagctttttggaaagctctcgtgaaatgccacttccccttctaacatcataagttcataaaaccacccaTAGgagcgctatttttaaaaagaagatttttcaattttataagttaaataactcaaaaaatcctttgtgtatcgggctgaaattttagtatgttgtagcccttgattatacctatcaaacaaaaaaatacttaagtcgattcataacccctgaccccagctataaggggttaaagttcgaacattgaccggcctctatctccggttctaattaacatagcgacctaaattttacctttttggtttcgtctcgatgagcactttcagatggaagttcaaaaattcaccacagatggcgctgtgatagcgtcaaaattcatcgaaattcaaactatttttctcaaaaacggcattgtgcaagttaatgaaattttagtatgttgtagtccagtctaggacgtttccaaaatggtgcataagtgcgctgtggttataacagaaccggagatatgaggggtcaaaattcacaaaattcaaaaaatcatatctccggttctatgtgaccgattttgagaataaagatctcaccaaattctacaactttctagaacatttgaacttcgtgggaccaacaccaggggcgccacagtcgaaaaaccaatttcgatatcacataacctcaattatatcgactgtcgctgaaccaattttgatgattactttgacataattgtagagaacatttgtctctatatttcgtccatacatcatttttcgatcagataatgcgatctatccgattttgtcgtttaagtgtgaaaaaattgattcttcccataataacgctttgaaaccactcagatgccaatttgactacctctactcgaccaagacacttaaaattgggttttaaatggaaagtctcacaaaatactacaattctttgatatagttgaagttcatcaaatgaacacttggggcgatctggtcgaaaaaacgagttcagaaacaaacaacctcgattatctcggcttctgattaatcgattagatcaagtatcacgaatttgattcaagataactaattggcgtaccccaacttcagctctaattcgaatttgcatgcattccgaattagctcacattaagaatctcacctacataagccggttaggattatctgtcccttttaaaataaaagaggtGATCTctgtattttcaatattttgctgaacaatttctcatataaaagtgtttctttaatattttgaaaattggaaatttctaaatttatagGAAAGGTATTCAAAAACCTGCGGAAACTAGGATCACCAAAAACTTATAAACATTTATAACCGTGAATTTCGAtgttcaaaattgatatcttgtTTCTACATTTCCTTGTTAAGTTCTTACTACTACATTTAGGAGAAAGTTGCCTGCGTTTGAGTACggtagcctttgaatgtttcaatttttctgatatttcctaatgctaaaattccattttcttaatcgaagttaatagaaaatagttaataatattaactattgttcaaaaaataaaatttgtgctttgagaaataagaaaaagattgaagcattcaaaagctggcgcatttaaaggcagacgactttcccatACTGGTTGTTGAATCTTGAACTGAGCACTGGTAGGAACCAtcacaatttttattgaaagttCAAAGGCTCAGCTTTTATATACTAAAAATTGAGTCTGATTCATCatataggaggaagtggggcacctttgaaattgggatttttcacctatttttcaataaaatttaactttATCATGACATAATTTAGCGcacagattgagaaactaagTCACATTATGAAAAGTTCCAactaaaaataggtgaaaaatcccaatttcaaaggtgccccagtccACTCTAAGGAAATTGAGGTAGCGAATTTATATCCTACATGTTGCGTGGGTGGTTCCACGTTTCACTTCAAACAAAAACCGCAATATTGAACTTAAGCCCGTTCGCTCTCCGTAGCCGTTTGataaacaacaacaacaaaacaaCAATTTATAATGCACCTAAAACGTTTAAGTACGATCGAACAATGCTTGATTTCACATTAAACCCATTAAACCTAAAGCTGAGGTTGGAAAAAAGTAgattaattttaactttttttaaataaatatatgaaaagaatattttttcatactacaacaaaatcgaaaaaattaaCTAACACCTTATAATTTTTGTCACGACTGGTATGAAAGGTAAAGATAGACtttaaatatattcaaaatgaactttaaaaataatgagTTTCTTGGAGTTTTCAAGCTTCATGTATTTAAATGTGGTTTAAAACAATTCATGCACTGCGACCTCATCTAAAAGTCATCCTAAATTTAAGAATTCCTGGCTCTTTTACATCTTCATTAGTTCTATTTGCCAAGAAGATTAGAAAACTATCTTTGTCGCAAATTGGCGAGACTTTGAAAAGTCTCATTCCCGTCATGCTCGATCATTCGATCACGGATTTTGAAAAAGATCCAAGAGATCACACAGGCAGAAAATTCATCGTACAGACAATATCCCAAGTGGCGAACCCCATTTCATTTCCCAATTACACGGCTCAGCATTATTTTCTTCGTCGGATTAGTAGCGAAAAATAGTGGGTAGATTCGTGAGCCAAGTGATCGTATGTCGGAATTGGGGGCGCAGGCGGTGATCGTCGGTGTCGCGTGTGGGTCTTCCTGGCCAACATATCTCATGGCTCAAAAGAGTGTCGCGCACTTTGAGTCACTCGCGTGGTATTTTTTCCCACAGTGCGTGATCACTCAACGATCCGCGATCTTTGTGGGGGCTATTTTTTGTGGAAACACATTTAGAGATAGTCAAGATGTGAGAGGGTGTTACGAACCACTTGATTGCAATTTTAGATTCACTCTCCGCCCATCTACATCCCGTCACGTTTTGATATCactagatttattttttttgtcttatagCTTTTGCTCTGGGAATAAAGATCACAGCAGTGAAAAATGTGGCATTGTGTCTCGCATGCAAAAATAAATCGCAGGCACGTGGAGTAGCAATTAAAATCCATTAGCACACTGTCGTCATCGAGTTGTTTATTGCAAGATGAAGCACTTGTTGGGATTTTactcataaatttttaatttcttttttccttttatttttatgtttcaattGATCATGATCTTATAACTCACCCGTCGATTGTCACTGGGTCGTTTTGTTGGTTCAGCCGGATGTACTGATGGAATGGCAACACTATTTATAACACTTCCTTGTGTTCCTTGAGATCCTGGCACACTTCCTATTCCCGTCACCATCTTCACGATCACTGGTTTTCGAAGATCAGTTATGGAATTTTCTGTGAGATAATCAATCtcaactttgtttttttttttggcaaaaaatgcCAAGAGTcactttttacaataaaaaaaatgtatatttagCAATTTTCAATGGGTTTCGCACTTTCTGGATAGTTTTTGTCACAGAAATCACTCACTTCAAGATCACTAAAGTCACTTAAGATTACCGATGATCCGTCTCTGTCGAGGTCTCTGGCTCAACTGACGGCACAGTCCGATCCAATAGTGAATTTGATGTTACCACGAGAGCAATTCGTGTGCTTCTGAGTACGACTGTGGCTGGTCTCGGAGTCTTGAGCTACTTGACTAAGGCGATCGTACGCTTCCGTTCGGTGGATGCGCTTCGAGCGCACGCTACAGAGGCACGAGCGTTAATGAAGAGTGGCGATGGCTGGGAAAAAAGTGCAGTCCTTCACTCGTAATTGTCGTGTCAAATTCTTTAATCGTATATTCGTATGAGTGTGTTTTGGNNNNNNNNNNNNNNNNNNNNNNNNNNNNNNNNNNNNNNNNNNNNNNNNNNNNNNNNNNNNNNNNNNNNNNNNNNNNNNNNNNNNNNNNNNNNNNNNNNNNNNNNNNNNNNNNNNNNNNNNNNNNNNNNNNNNNNNNNNNNNNNNNNNNNNNNNNNNNNNNNNNNNNNNNNNNNNNNNNNNNNNNNNNNNNNNNNNNNNNNNNNNNNNNNNNNNNNNNNNNNNNNNNNNNNNNNNNNNNNNNNNNNNNNNNNNNNNNNNNNNNNNNNNNNNNNNNNNNNNNNNNNNNNNNNNNNNNNNNNNNNNNNNNNNNNNNNNNNNNNNNNNNNNNNNNNNNNNNNNNNNNNNNNNNNNNNNNNNNNNNNNNNNNNNNNNNNNNNNNNNNNNNNNNNNNNNNNNNNNNNNNNNNNNNNNNNNNNNNNNNNNNNNNNNNNNNNNNNNNNNNNNNNNNNNNNNNNNNNNNNNNNNNNNNNNNNNNNNNNNNNNNNNNNNNNNNNNNNNNNTAGAGATCAATTAATGTTTCATaatctaaattttattaatatattaacGGACAAAAAAAGCTTGTGAACTGTGTATTATTACTGTGGAGCAGTCACCACATTAACAGTAATGTTGAAGACTTATCACTCTACTAcaaatttaaattctaattaGATGAATAGTAATAGTTCTTTTATTAGCAATTGCATTTTTGGCGATTTTTGAAgtggaaaaagtaatttttatatcTAATCTTAACTggtattttgaaaagaaacacGGTTATTGCGTAGAGTAATAGAACTTTCATGTagcattttattttcttcttattccgTTAATGTAAACGATTCCCATTTATTAATAGGCTAATGTATAAGTAAAAATGGTTTGAATCTACTATTTATTACACTAGTGGAGTCATATTGTTTCACACTAAATTTATATCGAGAAAACTTTCATACTTTAGCTTTACAGTTCCATTTCatattgttctaaaatttagttagaatatttattattataaaatttgaaagcaacaaaaaaattcGAGTTAAGCGGAAAATGAAGTTAGTGTTTCATTTCTTAGTGTCAACTTATGAGGGTACACCGAAGTCCTCATGTCGCTATCTGATACCGCTTTGCACCAGATGAACCTACAagtttgaaaaatgaaaatacacAAACAAATTGGAAAATTCTGTAATAAGAAGAAAgctattcataaatttttattatgaagtAGAATAATAAGGAATATACAAAGAAAGCTTGATTCAATTCAAGATAATGAAGATAACAGTATTTATTCCAAGGAAagtaatttatataatattgaCATTAAATTCACAGCACATTCTTGAGTAACTCAACTTTCCATGCGAAAATTGTGACAAACATTGTATGTACATCTTTTGGTCCTACGCAATAAATCTTTTTACTTTATATTCTTTCCCCCTCAAAACTCAACTAAAATCTAAATTTCACGCATtacgagttgcaagcactctaAGGTTCCCTGtgaagaatctcaactaccataagcttatttgggcTTATCATTGCTCATTTTCTATTTCAAATAGTGTCAGTATAGAAAGCCAATGGGAGAATAATAAGGTTAggttcattattattattaatcgtatcgggatattttttgttacaatgtaatcatattaTGTTATATTGTTGTCGATCccatgttggaagaatctgcgaagtccattgtatCTTAGCTTTTAAACATCTtagcttttaatttattttataaatatttataaatactaacttacagtttattagtgccacttttattattttgactcacaATGATgacattcggggctcatttttaaggaaaataaagcTATGAACTAAAAAATTCGTCTGCttaaaagttgtcaaaaggaagttataataaatgctgatttaactgacgaattatAATGTAGGGATGGGGCAACAGCTCCGCCCTACTCTCCTCGATAtttctttttacaatttttatagtCGGAGTCGTAATGGGTTAGTCATAAGGATATTTATGATGAGAGacgtgtgaaaaatattttgtcaggCTTGAACCAAATATGATTTAACTTTAGAGTAAGGCCTAAGAACTGTTTGAAAGGAATAATatgaatgaatataaaaaaaaaatcttaaggcaGTGACAAATTTATTAATCGAATAAAAAACTCTGAAATTGTAACTACTAATATTATAAAAGTAGGTGAATCACGTTACTATTTGATTACACCTGGCTCATCCAGAGTCAAGAAAAGATTCCCGTGACTCTTAAGAAAATCAGCCTATTCTCTAAAAATCAACGGAAGAGAGATCCGTTGCGGAGTCTTGTTCCTTTGTGCAAAACTTCACACGTCACAGAGAGACTCACTTCTGTGTTTTATCGAATTCTCACCGCTAAGAACCTTCGACGGTGTCTAGCAGAGAATTGTTTTCAGGAGGGTAGTAAAGAAGAATTGCAGACCATTTTACTGAGAAGCCATTGCCAGAgcagtaaaaatgtgaattgtaATCACCAGGGATGCGTTAGAAAAATGTGCCCAAACGCAAAATAACCACCGAGCATTTCATAAAGACACCTCGAATGGTTTTGTGGTTCTTCTTGGAACTAACTCACCTACCACCAGCACTTTTCTTCTGTACACCAACACCAATTGGCCGcaacaaattttcaataaatcaactTTACTTAATTTCGTTTCACTTCGATTTTCAGACCACTAGGTAGTGGATTGTCTGCATTGGAGCTAGAGGATCGAAAGGGCATAAATTACGGCATCTGGCGCAAATCTCTCTCAAGAAGTCGTGGGAGGGACTCTTTCCGCGTCTTCCGATTATCCCTTGGGAGGAACTAATGCGTGATTGATGGCACTAGAGGAGCGTGAAGTGAGAGTGATCATGATTTCACTTTTATTCTTCTGTGTGTTTATTCCCTTGATGCACTGATAGATAAGGCGGGACGAGAGGTTATAAATTGAGTACAGTACATGCACTCACGTACTTAACATGCTTGATAGTCGCCGTAATTTTGTACACtagtttttttaaataatgcttTTTGGCCTTTCTGTTAACTTTATAAGCTTTAAAGTTATAGCGCTCGCAAACCTTTtcagtttaaaaaatttacctttaTAAACTTTT
Proteins encoded in this window:
- the LOC129801723 gene encoding protein hairy isoform X1; this encodes MVTGIGSVPGSQGTQGSVINSVAIPSVHPAEPTKRPSDNRRSNKPIMEKRRRARINNCLNELKTLILDATKKDPARHSKLEKADILEKTVKHLQELQRQQMILSQATDPSVLNKFKAGFTECANEVRRFPDIEVGVKRRLLQHLSFCINGAKTDPESSAIASPNTTVQVHILPSPPSSPEQDAPQHHVTMTSNGYFLVNGSGNGIQLIPTKLANGNIAFMLPQTMPSNPVPMLIPIPTRTASTSSAASNTSSNGVSRDSMTSPTYYAPLSPTNSYDAQDLKPPSPTPMTSRSPDPNNPVPLALVMRKSYDSPPEDDKLWRPW
- the LOC129801723 gene encoding protein hairy isoform X2, with protein sequence MEKRRRARINNCLNELKTLILDATKKDPARHSKLEKADILEKTVKHLQELQRQQMILSQATDPSVLNKFKAGFTECANEVRRFPDIEVGVKRRLLQHLSFCINGAKTDPESSAIASPNTTVQVHILPSPPSSPEQDAPQHHVTMTSNGYFLVNGSGNGIQLIPTKLANGNIAFMLPQTMPSNPVPMLIPIPTRTASTSSAASNTSSNGVSRDSMTSPTYYAPLSPTNSYDAQDLKPPSPTPMTSRSPDPNNPVPLALVMRKSYDSPPEDDKLWRPW